The Pontibacter pudoricolor genome contains a region encoding:
- a CDS encoding glycine zipper domain-containing protein — MKKVISLALSLVLIVAVAFSASAQTKERTGWSPQAKGAVIGGATGAAAGAIIHKRNRVVGGAVGAAVGAGAGYGVGKIIDNKQKKKEAERIAAANRAAAANRAANARMASTSTRRSTSAKAAPATSNALVANENAMAYNGTSMAYLAENMFLPNPDFGDRDKPYHTSEYRRKSW; from the coding sequence ATGAAAAAGGTAATCAGTTTAGCTCTAAGCCTTGTATTGATAGTTGCAGTTGCCTTTAGTGCCTCTGCGCAAACAAAAGAACGTACAGGCTGGAGCCCGCAGGCAAAAGGTGCTGTAATTGGTGGTGCTACAGGTGCTGCCGCAGGTGCCATTATCCATAAGCGTAACCGCGTAGTAGGTGGTGCAGTAGGTGCAGCAGTTGGTGCAGGTGCAGGTTATGGCGTTGGTAAAATAATTGACAATAAGCAGAAGAAAAAAGAAGCAGAGCGTATTGCAGCAGCCAACAGAGCAGCCGCAGCTAACAGAGCAGCAAATGCCCGTATGGCTTCTACTTCTACCAGAAGATCCACTTCGGCTAAAGCAGCTCCGGCAACATCAAATGCCCTTGTTGCAAATGAAAATGCGATGGCTTACAACGGTACTTCCATGGCTTACTTAGCAGAGAACATGTTCCTGCCAAACCCGGACTTTGGTGATAGAGATAAACCATATCATACTTCTGAGTACAGAAGAAAAAGCTGGTAA
- a CDS encoding YybH family protein, which produces MKSLVTMLCVAFLFTSCQKTEDVKVVQDLNKQFIDAWNSEDESKVEAMLAEDVDFVQGEIHYNGKSEVADKWVNETIETIEDLRLNVVSSGIDKNIAYEAGTFSVDVKPDAPGQPGGEGEGNFILLWKKGEDGTWKLSYAQLEDLPVQVKM; this is translated from the coding sequence ATGAAATCCTTAGTAACGATGCTATGCGTAGCATTCCTATTCACATCCTGCCAGAAAACAGAAGACGTTAAAGTGGTTCAGGACCTGAATAAACAGTTTATTGATGCCTGGAATAGTGAAGATGAAAGTAAAGTTGAAGCTATGCTGGCCGAAGACGTAGACTTTGTGCAGGGCGAGATTCATTATAACGGTAAGTCAGAGGTAGCAGACAAATGGGTAAACGAAACTATTGAAACAATAGAAGACCTCAGACTGAATGTTGTAAGCTCCGGTATAGATAAAAATATAGCCTACGAAGCCGGTACTTTCTCGGTAGATGTAAAGCCTGATGCTCCGGGCCAGCCGGGTGGAGAAGGTGAAGGCAACTTTATTCTTCTCTGGAAAAAAGGTGAGGATGGTACCTGGAAATTAAGTTACGCCCAGCTTGAAGACCTACCGGTACAGGTAAAAATGTAA